The sequence CAGACCTCCACCACGCCCTGGTCGCGGCACATCACGATCTCGACCTTGCGGTCCGCGTCGATGCGCCAGTAGCCGCTCTCGCTCTCCAGCGGGCGCACCTTCTTGCCCTCGGCGTCGAGCACCCAGCTGTGCGAGGTGTACTCCAGGAAGTCACGGCCGTCGTGGGTGAAGCTGACCTCCTGCCCGAAGTTGCACTTCTCGGTGCCGGGGAATTCGGCGACGCCGGCGCCCTCCCAGTTGCCGAGGAGGAAGGCGAGCGGCACGAGGGCCGGGTTCAGGTCGGACGGGATCTCGATCATGAGAGCTCAGGCGATCTATGTGGAGGGGAACCGACAGGGGCGCGCAGGGCGCTCCGTGGAGGCTGGTGGATGGGCTGGCACCCGCCGGGGGGGCTGCCACCCGCCGGTGGCTGGGGGAGCGAAGGCTCAGCGCTGGCCTTGGTACAGCTTCTTCCAGGTCAGAGCGGCGAACGAGATCACGCCGATGCCGACCAGAACCAGCAGGGTGGTGAAGAATGCCTCAAGCACGAGCGCGCTCCCTGAATGGAGTGAGGGTGTAACGGACCGCCTGAGAGTCTAGTCCGCGGCGGTGACAACGGCGCTGTGAGGTCCACCGCCCCTACTCTTGCCTCATGGCGAAGAAGCTCGTGATCAAGGTGACGGCGGGTGCGGATGCGCCCGAGCGGTGCTCGCAGGCGTTCACGGTGGCGGCGGTGGCGGTGGCCAGCGGTGTCGAGGTGTCGCTGTGGCTGACCGGGGAGTCGGTGTGGTTCGCGCTCCCGGGGCGGGCGGCGGACTTCGAGCTGCCGCATGCGGCGCCCCTGCCGGAGCTGATCGACGGGATCCGGGCCGGCGGCGGCGCGATCACCGTCTGCACCCAGTGCGCGGCCCGGCGGGACATCGAGCAGAAGGACCTGATCGAGGGGGCCGGGATCGCCGGTTCCCAGCTGTTCGTCAGCGAGATCATGCCGGACGACGTCCAGGCGCTGGTGTACTGAGGCCCGTGGTGCCCGGGGCGGCTACTGCGTGTGCTTGTCGTCGCCCCGGTCGTCCAGCTCGCGCCACCAGCGGTCGGACTCCGGGTCGCCGGACTCGTCCCACCAGCGCTCACCGGGCTCCCGGCGGTTGCCGATGATCGCCGCGACGGGCGGGATCACCATGGCGACCACACACATGCCCACCGCGGCCGGCACCGACCACAGCCGCACCACACCCCAGGCCAGGACGAACAGCACCAGGCACACGCCCATCAGGACGAAGTACCTGCGATGGCGGCGCTGTACGGGCGACCGGCGGTGCGCGTCCATAACTCCACGGTAAGTCCGTGCGGGGCAGGACAGAAGTCGGCGGGGGAAACGCCGTTCGCGCCCGGACGGCACGAAGGGCCGCACCCCGGCCAAGGCGTCCAAACCTCCGGGGTGCGGCCCTCCGGCCGTACGGATCGTGGCGGGGCCCCTGCTGCGGAGCCGCGGCCACTCCCGCCGTCAGACAGCGATGGCGACCTCCGCCAGGCCGCCCTGCTGGGCGACGACGGTGCGGTCGGCGGTGCCGCCCGGGACGAGCGCGCGCAGCGTCCAGGTGCCCTCGGCCGCGTAGAAGCGGAACTGTCCGGTCGCGGAGGTGGGAACCTCGGCGGTGAACTCACCGGTGCTGTCCAGGAGGCGGACGTAGCCGGTGACGGGCTCGCCGTCGCGGGTCACGCTGCCCTGGATCGTGGTCTCACCGGGCTTGATGGTCGAGGCGTCCGGGCCGCCTGCCTGTGCTCCACACATAGGGGTACTTCCTTGAGGGGTGAGGGAGAAGCTTGCTTGCTTACTTGGCCGCGCCGAGCTCGATCGGCACGCCGACCAGCGAGCCGTACTCGGTCCAGGAGCCGTCGTAGTTCTTGACGTTGCTCTGGCCCAGCAGCTCGTGCAGGACGAACCAGGTCAGCGCGGAGCGCTCACCGATGCGGCAGTAGGCGATGGTGTCCTTGGCGAGGTCCACCGACTCGCCCTCGTAGAGGGCCTTGAGCTCGTCGTCCGACTTGAAGGTGCCGTCGTCGTTGGCGTTCTTCGACCACGGGATGTTGCGGGCGCTGGGCACGTGGCCGGGGCGCTGCGACTGCTCCTGCGGGAGGTGCGCCGGGGCGAGCAGCTTGCCGCTGAACTCGTCGGGGGAGCGCACGTCGACCAGGTTGAGGTTGTCGATCGCGGCGACGACGTCGTCCCGGAAGGCGCGGATGGCGGTGTTCTGGGCCTTGGCCTTGTAGTCGGTGGCCGGGCGCTGGGGGACCTCGGAGCCGTCGACCAGGTCGCGCGAGTCCAGCTCCCACTTCTTGCGGCCGCCGTCGAGCAGCTTGACGCTGCCGTGGCCGTAGAGCTTGAAGTACCAGTAGGCGTAGGAGGCGAACCAGTTGTTGTTGCCGCCGTAGAGGACCACCGTGTCGTCGTTGGCGATGCCCTTGGCCGAGAGCAGCTTCTCGAAGCCCTCCTGGTCGACGAAGTCGCGGCGGACCGGGTCCTGGAGGTCCTTCTTCCAGTCGATCCGGACGGCGTTCTTGATGTGGTTCTTGTCGTAGGCCGAGGTGTCCTCGTCAACCTCGACGAGAACCACCTTCGGGTCCTCCAGGTGGGCCTCGACCCAGTCGGCGTCTACGAGGACGTCGCTACGGCTCATGTTCTTCTCCTCCGGGGCAGTTACGGGGGGTAGTGGCAGAGGTGGCACGCGGGTACGCCGGGTGCGCGCCGGTGACTTCCGGACGGGGTTCCGGGGCGGCGCTGCGCCGGGACGGGACGCGTGAGGGTGCGGCCTCAGTGGCCGACCGGGCTAGGGACACCTCCCAGCCGGAGCTGGGGGAGGGTGCGAAAAGCCCGTCAGACAGGGCGACAGAGCATGGCGGCGACGCGGCACAGGTCTACTGCCCGCCGCTTCGTCAGTACCGCACGTCCCCGCGGACGGAGACCGCTCAATGAGCTCTGCATGCCACCGATCGTAGGGATGCGGAGCGGCGCGTGTCACCGGCGTGTCGAATGGCGAGACGCGTTTGTCCGCAATGTGGGATCGATGGCGTTGTCATGTGTGGGTGTACGGGTCCCGGGTGCCCGTACGCCGGTGGGGGGTCTGGCGTACGGACTCGGTCGTCTCAGGAAATGGACGAGAGGCGGATCAGCCGGTGGACGGCGGGGCGGACCGGTGGGGCGGCCCGCCGCGGACGGCCGGTCAGCAGACGTGGACGCCCGGTCAGCCGGGAACGTCCGGTCGGTCTCGGAGGACCGGTCAGCCGGGGAGCTTGACGTTCTTGCCGGCGGCGGAGATCGACAGTCCCTCGGATGTCATCACGACCTTCTCCAGCTTCAGGTTGCCGGGCAGCTGGTCCAGCTTCCAGTCGTGGTCGGTCTGGGCGCGCACCTTGCTCTCACAGCCCGGCAGGGCCCTGCACACCCCCGGGAGCCCGTCGGCGCGCAGCCGGACGGTGTTGCCGCCCACGATCGTGATGGAGCCGGTCACGTCCAGCGAACTGAGGATTGGGATCTTCGGCGAGATCTTGACCTGGCCGCGGCCGCCCTTCTGCCCGCCGTAGCCGATCGTGACGCCGCCGCCCGCCGCCTTGGTCAGGTCGGCGTAGTTGATCCGGGCGTTGCCGGTGGCCGTGGCGGCGCTCTCGATGGAGGTGTAGTCGCTGGTCAGCCCGACCTCGTGGAACTGCGCCGACAGCCGGTCGATGCGCAGCGCATGCCCCTGGGCGCGGGCCTCGATTCCCCCGAGCTCGGCGTCCACCTCGTCGAGGCTGCGCCCGGCGACCTGGGTCAGGAACGGGAAGCCCTTGATCGAGACCTCGGGGGCCTTGTCGAGCCCCTGGCTGCCGCGGATCTTGTCCGCCGCCATGTCCTCGGCCAGATTCACCGCCACCCGGTCGGCGGCCACGAACAGCCCGCCGAATATGACGACGAGGATCACCAGCACACGTAGTGCACGCATCGAACCACTTCCCCCACCTGGGCCGGATCCCGGCCGTGTCCGTGCAGGCCCCCTGCCTGCGCTCCGGGGAGCCTAGACGACGTGTTCGGGGAAACGGCAGCGGCGGCCGCCGGAACGCGCCAGGGGCGCTTCCGGCGGCCGCCGCCCGGTGCCGCTCACGGCATCGAGGGGATACCCGGGGGTTACCCCAGCGCCCGCCCCAGGACGTACACCGCGGGCGCGGCCAGCGCCAGCGGCAGGGCCACCCCCGCCGTCAGGTGGACGAAGCGGGACGGGTAGTCGTAGCTGGCCACCCGCAGACCGATCAGGGCACAGCCGCCGGCCGCCAGGCCCAGCAGCGCACCGGACGCGCCGAGGCCGGTCAGCTGCCCGGCCGCGATGCCGGCGCCCGCGGCGGCCACCAGGCAGATGGCGATCGAGGCGGCGGAGGGCAGCGGCAGGGCACGGGCCAGGGTCGCCACCGCGACCGCACAGGCGCCTGCCACCACTGCCTGCGGGCTCGCCGCGAGGTGGCCGGCGGCCAGCACCGCGAGCGCGGACGAGGTCAGGCCGGCGGTCAGCGCGTACATCCGCTCGTCGGCGCTGCTGCGATTGCGCAGCTGCAGGACGAGGACGAGCAGACACCACACCCCGAGCGTGCCGATGCCGACCAGCGGCGCGCTCGCGCGGTCGGTGGCGAGCAGCGCGACATCGGTGGTCAGTCCGCCCAGGAAGGCGAGCGCGATGCCCTGGCGGGCCGGCCACATGCCGTTGAGCCGGAACCAGCCGGCGGCGGTGACGGCCTGCAGCAGCGCCACCGGTACGGCGAGCACCGGGCGGCCCAGCGACGCGGTCAGCGCCAGCAGCAGGGCGAGCCCGGCGGTCAGCGCGGCCGGCTGGATCCCGGGCGGGATGATCGGCGAGCGGCCCTCGGCACGGGCGCGCTGGTTGGGGGCGAGCGGCGCGGAGGAGACCGACGCGGTGGAGACCGGTGCGCTCGAGGCCGGTGCGGGGGCGGCCGGTGCGGATGCGGCGGCCGCCGCCGGCCGGGGCTGCTGAGGGTGCTGGGGGTGCCGGCGGGCGTACGGCTCGTCGGCCGGGCGGGCGGTCTGGTGCTGGAGGGGCAGCGGCGCGGTCTCCGCCGGGTGCGGGCCGCCGTAGCCGTCCTGGCCGTGGGCCGGCCGCTGCGGCTGCTGCTGCGGTTGAGGCTGTTGTGGTTGCTGCGGCTGCGGCTGCCGGTGCTGCTGCGGCTGCTGCTGTCCGTAGGCGTCGTACCCGTACTGGCCGCGCCCGTACGGGTCACGCCCGTACGGGTCGGGCCCCGGCCGGCCGTGTCCGTGCTGTCCGTGCCCCTGCGGTCCGTGCCCGTACTGCTCGGACCTCGGCGGCTGCTGCTGCGCGTCGGACCGCGGCTGCTGCTGCGCATAGGGGTCGTAGGCCTGCTGGCCCTGCCCGTAGGACGACGGCTGCCCGTGCGCTGCCTGGTGCCCGTGTGCTGCCTGCTGTCCCTGCGGCTGCTGCTGTCCGTAGGGGGCCTGCGGCTCGTACGGCACCTGCTGCCCGTAGGGGGCCTGTGCGGACTGCGGCGACTGTGGTGCCTGCTGCCCGTAGGGAGTCTGCTGCCCGTAAGGGGCCTGCTGGGCGTAGGGATCGTGCGGCTCGTACGGATGGCGGTGCTGCGGCTGGTTGTCGCTCATGGTCGTGTGTTCACCCTCCCGCGAACGGCGGCAGGACCTCGACGGTGCCGCCCTCGGCCAGCGGCACCGCCTGGTGGTCGCGGGTGCCGACCGGATCGCCGTCCACCAGGAATGAGCAGCGCAGCAGGACGCGCCCGAACTCGGGGTTCGCAGCATGCGCCGTGCGCGCCGCGTCGAGCGCCTCGGCGAGCGTCGCGGCCGCATACGGCTCCTCTGC is a genomic window of Streptomyces sp. Edi2 containing:
- a CDS encoding FABP family protein, coding for MIEIPSDLNPALVPLAFLLGNWEGAGVAEFPGTEKCNFGQEVSFTHDGRDFLEYTSHSWVLDAEGKKVRPLESESGYWRIDADRKVEIVMCRDQGVVEVWYGELADQKPQIDLATDAIARTAASGPYSGGKRLYGYVNSDLMWVGEKSTPDVPLRPYMSAHLKKVADLKEWAESLPEDTPDGVSFFRPDGTPYNP
- a CDS encoding DsrE family protein translates to MAKKLVIKVTAGADAPERCSQAFTVAAVAVASGVEVSLWLTGESVWFALPGRAADFELPHAAPLPELIDGIRAGGGAITVCTQCAARRDIEQKDLIEGAGIAGSQLFVSEIMPDDVQALVY
- a CDS encoding DUF3099 domain-containing protein, translated to MDAHRRSPVQRRHRRYFVLMGVCLVLFVLAWGVVRLWSVPAAVGMCVVAMVIPPVAAIIGNRREPGERWWDESGDPESDRWWRELDDRGDDKHTQ
- a CDS encoding DUF1416 domain-containing protein is translated as MCGAQAGGPDASTIKPGETTIQGSVTRDGEPVTGYVRLLDSTGEFTAEVPTSATGQFRFYAAEGTWTLRALVPGGTADRTVVAQQGGLAEVAIAV
- a CDS encoding sulfurtransferase, yielding MSRSDVLVDADWVEAHLEDPKVVLVEVDEDTSAYDKNHIKNAVRIDWKKDLQDPVRRDFVDQEGFEKLLSAKGIANDDTVVLYGGNNNWFASYAYWYFKLYGHGSVKLLDGGRKKWELDSRDLVDGSEVPQRPATDYKAKAQNTAIRAFRDDVVAAIDNLNLVDVRSPDEFSGKLLAPAHLPQEQSQRPGHVPSARNIPWSKNANDDGTFKSDDELKALYEGESVDLAKDTIAYCRIGERSALTWFVLHELLGQSNVKNYDGSWTEYGSLVGVPIELGAAK
- a CDS encoding putative leader peptide, with the translated sequence MQSSLSGLRPRGRAVLTKRRAVDLCRVAAMLCRPV
- a CDS encoding DUF2993 domain-containing protein; this translates as MRALRVLVILVVIFGGLFVAADRVAVNLAEDMAADKIRGSQGLDKAPEVSIKGFPFLTQVAGRSLDEVDAELGGIEARAQGHALRIDRLSAQFHEVGLTSDYTSIESAATATGNARINYADLTKAAGGGVTIGYGGQKGGRGQVKISPKIPILSSLDVTGSITIVGGNTVRLRADGLPGVCRALPGCESKVRAQTDHDWKLDQLPGNLKLEKVVMTSEGLSISAAGKNVKLPG
- a CDS encoding MoaD/ThiS family protein; amino-acid sequence: MRYWAAAKAAAGTAEEPYAAATLAEALDAARTAHAANPEFGRVLLRCSFLVDGDPVGTRDHQAVPLAEGGTVEVLPPFAGG